A window of Hymenobacter siberiensis genomic DNA:
CGCGTGCAGCAGTAAATCAATCGTGTGAACGACCCGGGCGAAATGTTTCGGCTGCGCTCGACATGACCTTCTATTCAGCCACTACCAGCAACTGCCTCTGCCCCGCCGCCGAAATCCGTACCTTTGCCCCCTGACTCCCCCATCTCCCCACCCATCATTTTTCGATGTATTTCAACCACGTTATCGAGGCTGTTGGCAACACGCCTCTCGTTAAGCTCAATAAAGTAACCGACGGCATTAAAGGCACCGTGCTGGCCAAGGTTGAGTATTTCAACCCCGGCAACTCGGTGAAGGACCGCATGGCCATCCGCATGCTGGAAGACGCCGAGAAGGCCGGCCTTATCCAGCCCGGCGGCACCATCATTGAGGGCACTAGCGGCAATACGGGCATGGGCCTGGCCCTGGCCGCCATCGCCAAAGGCTACAACACCATCTTCGTGATGAGTGACAAGCAGAGCAAGGAAAAGCAGGACATTCTGCGCGCCGTGGGCGCCCAGGTGGTGGTGTGCCCCGTAGACGTGGCCCCCGAAGACCCGCGCAGCTACTACTCCGTAGCCAAGCGCCTGAGCGAGGAAACGCCCAATTCCTTCTACCCCAACCAGTACGACAACCTCTCGAACGCCGCTGCGCACTACGATGCCACCGGCCCCGAAATCTGGGCGCAGACGGAGGGCAAAATCACGCACTGGGCGGCCGGTGTGGGTACGGGCGGCACCATTTCCGGCGTCAGCAAGTACCTCAAGGAACAGAACCCGGCCATCGTGACCATCGGCCTCGATACCTATGGCTCGGTGTTCAAGAAATACAAGGAAACGGGCATCTTCGACGAAAACGAAATCTACCCCTATAAAACGGAGGGCATCGGCGAAGATATTCTGCCGAAGAACGTGGACTTCGATGTTATCGATTTGTTCATTAAAGTAACCGACGAGGACGCCGCCGTGATGACGCGCCGCCTGGCCAAAGAAGAAGGCTTGTTTGTGGGCTGGAGCTGCGGCTCGGCCGTTTTCGGGGCCTTGGAGTACGCCCGCGAGCACCTGAAAGAGGACGACACGATGGTGATTATCCTGCCCGACCACGGCACCCGCTACCTCGGAAAAATCTATAACGACGACTGGATGCGCGCCCAGGGATGGCTCTAAGTGAGCTAGGCCATTGCGGAAGCGCGGTCAGGATGTTATCTTCGTAAAAGCTTGTTTTTTAGCCCTACAATATGTCTGCTAATTTGAATCACATTGTACTCGTTGACGACAACGAAACCACGAGCTTTCTCAACAACCGGCTGCTGGGGCGGCTCGCGGTGGCCGACCACGTCAGCACGTTTTCGCGGGCCGATGAAGCCTTCGAGCAGCTCTGGGGTGACAACACTACCGAGTGCAGCGTGCCCGCGCCCGACCTCGTGTTTGTAGACCTGAAAATGCCCGGCGTGTCCGGCTTCGAGTTCCTGGAGCTCTACAATGCTCTGCCCCAACCCGTGCAGGACCAGACCGTAATGGCCGTGCTCACCACCTCCATGCACGGGGCCGATACCGCCCGCGTGGCCCAGTACCCCAACGTAGAGTACCTGACCAAGCCCCTCACCGAGGAAAAAATGCGCAAGCTGCTGGAAAAGCGCTTTCAATAACCCCTGCTTTCTGCCGGTCCGCCCGGTGGAAACGCGCATAAAAAACCGCTGCTGGTTCGCCGGCAGCGGTTTTTTTATGTGCGCTCAACGCTTGTCGAAAATGCGAAAAATGCCGGTTTTTTTCTGTTTGATGAAGATGTAGCGGATGGAAAACGCCGTGGGAAATCGGTTCCAGTCGGCCGAGCCGTACTCGATGGTGGGCTTGAAATCGAGGGAGATGACGAGGGGGATGAAGGCGATTTTATACTCCGCGCCAATCATGCCATCGAAGCCCCAGAAAGTGCCATCGTCCTTGTGGTTGCCCACGTGCGCCCCGGCCCCGAAATAGTAGTTCAGGCTGGGGCCGAGAATGCCGAAATGGCGCTCGGCCAGCACCGTGGCGCTACGCTCGCGCACCCCAAACATGCCCAGGCCTTCCAGCGTGGTTTTGGGCAGAATAAGCTGCTGAATGGTGAGTCCGTAGTTGTTGCCGTCGCTGCGAAGGCCGGCGGCGGTGCGGTATTTTTGTGCGGCCGTGGGCTGGGTGGCCAGCAGCAGGCATGGTACAAGAAGCAGTAGCAGTTTCATAAAGAACAATAGGGTGCGGGGTCGGACCCTACGCAGAAATCGCGCTAAATTTATTCCACCGCATCAACGAACGTGAATTGCTGGCCGTCGAACAGCCCCTTGTCGCTCAGTTTCAGGCTTGGGATAACGAGCAGCGCCATGAACGAGAGCGTCATAAATGGCGCGCCCAGCGGCGAGCCCATTTGCTTGGACAAGGCATCAACAGCGGCATAAGCCTCCGCCACGGCCGTGCCGCTTTGGTCCGACATGAGGCCGGCTACCGGCAGCGGCACCAGAATTTCCTGGCCATCGGCGCCTACGGCGGCCAGGCCGCCTTTGGCCTGAATCACCAGGTTCACGGCGCGGGCCAGGCTTTCGTCGTCGCAGCCCACGGCCGTGATGTTGTGCGAGTCGTGGCCCACGCTGCTGGCCAGCGCGCCGTGCTTCAGCCCAAAGCCCCGAATGAAGGCCACGGCCGGCGCTACGTGCGGCTGGTAGCGGTTGATGACGGCCAGCTTGAGTATGTCGGCAGCCACATCGGGCACCACGAGGCCCTTCTCGATGGTGGCCGGCAAATCGACGCGGGCCGTGATGAGCTGGCCATCGAAGCACTCGATGACGCGGAGCGTGGCCGATTCCTTGGTGGTGGGCAGCTGGAAATCGGCCGCCGTCACGGGCTGGGCGTGGAAGTTATTGACCACGGCAATGGGCGCGGCGGGTAGCAGCGACTGGCCATTTTCGGCCACCAGCTGTCCATCCAGGTAGGTTTGCAGCACTTCGAAATCGCGCAGGTCTTTCACCACGATGAAGTCGGCCGGGTCGCCTTCGCCCAGCAGGCCCACGGGCAGGTGGTAGTGCTTCACGGGGTTGATGCAGGCCACGCGTAGCACATTGAACACGTCGTTGCCGAGGGCCACGGCGCGCTGCACCAGCTGGTTGATGTGTCCCAGCACCAGCGTATCGGGGTGCTTGTCGTCGGAGCAGAACATGAGGTGGTGGTAGTGCTCAGGCATGAGCTCGATGAGGGCATCGAAGTTGCGGGCCGCTGACCCCTCGCGGATGAGGATTTTCATGCCCACGGCCA
This region includes:
- the ade gene encoding adenine deaminase, which gives rise to MTVDFSLTANVVDIFARSIQPAIIQIEGGRIAAIAPIAEAEADPTLPYVLPGFVDAHVHVESSLLVPTEFARLAVAHGTVATVSDPHEIGNVLGVAGVEFMLENAAHSPFKFCFGAPSCVPATPFETAGAEITVADIKKLFENPKIGYLAEMMNWPGVLHRDADVMAKIALAHAAGRPVDGHAPGLRGDDAAHYASAGISTDHECFTAAEALDKLAVGMKILIREGSAARNFDALIELMPEHYHHLMFCSDDKHPDTLVLGHINQLVQRAVALGNDVFNVLRVACINPVKHYHLPVGLLGEGDPADFIVVKDLRDFEVLQTYLDGQLVAENGQSLLPAAPIAVVNNFHAQPVTAADFQLPTTKESATLRVIECFDGQLITARVDLPATIEKGLVVPDVAADILKLAVINRYQPHVAPAVAFIRGFGLKHGALASSVGHDSHNITAVGCDDESLARAVNLVIQAKGGLAAVGADGQEILVPLPVAGLMSDQSGTAVAEAYAAVDALSKQMGSPLGAPFMTLSFMALLVIPSLKLSDKGLFDGQQFTFVDAVE
- a CDS encoding response regulator; the protein is MSANLNHIVLVDDNETTSFLNNRLLGRLAVADHVSTFSRADEAFEQLWGDNTTECSVPAPDLVFVDLKMPGVSGFEFLELYNALPQPVQDQTVMAVLTTSMHGADTARVAQYPNVEYLTKPLTEEKMRKLLEKRFQ